A genomic region of Trichothermofontia sichuanensis B231 contains the following coding sequences:
- the def gene encoding peptide deformylase, translated as MPVEVAVEKKKLAKPPLDIHTLGDRVLRQSAKRVTKVDDEVRRLVREMLQTMYSANGIGLAAPQVAVQKQIIVIDTDPENAANQPVVLINPTIKQYGKQLSVFEEGCLSIPDVYLNVTRPAAIVVSYKDEYGRPHTLPTDGLLARVIQHEMDHLHGVLFVDRVENPLQLNQELTKHGFSVHDVRPVDPRST; from the coding sequence ATGCCTGTTGAAGTTGCGGTTGAGAAAAAGAAGTTAGCGAAGCCCCCCCTCGATATCCATACCTTGGGCGATCGTGTGTTACGCCAGAGCGCGAAGCGGGTGACGAAGGTGGATGATGAGGTTCGCCGGTTGGTGCGGGAAATGCTGCAAACGATGTATAGCGCTAACGGCATTGGCCTGGCGGCTCCTCAGGTGGCGGTGCAGAAGCAAATTATTGTGATCGATACGGACCCGGAAAATGCGGCAAATCAGCCGGTGGTGTTGATTAATCCGACGATTAAGCAGTATGGAAAGCAACTGTCGGTGTTTGAGGAGGGTTGTCTGAGCATTCCGGATGTCTATTTGAATGTGACGCGACCGGCGGCGATCGTGGTCTCCTATAAGGATGAGTATGGTCGGCCCCACACGCTGCCAACGGATGGCCTGTTAGCCCGTGTGATCCAACATGAGATGGATCACCTACATGGGGTCCTGTTTGTCGATCGCGTGGAAAATCCGCTACAACTCAACCAGGAACTGACCAAGCATGGCTTTTCAGTCCACGATGTCCGCCCCGTCGATCCGCGATCAACATAA
- a CDS encoding histidine kinase, which produces MPIPCHIIVEGNPAIIYACRNGEPDRILPILQPFVEQFTQERATLGEYLYTPECLLAQITVRFGFEFCEDDFSNLRISINYDPTVEYLYYIDAQQSISVWVPEAAYRTNPQLGLQGCRRLETSLVS; this is translated from the coding sequence ATGCCTATCCCGTGCCACATTATCGTTGAAGGCAATCCTGCAATTATCTATGCCTGTCGCAATGGGGAACCCGATCGTATCCTCCCCATTTTGCAGCCCTTCGTTGAGCAATTTACCCAAGAGCGAGCAACCCTCGGCGAATACCTCTATACTCCCGAATGTTTACTTGCTCAAATTACCGTCCGCTTTGGATTTGAATTTTGCGAAGACGACTTCTCTAACCTGCGGATTAGTATTAACTACGATCCCACAGTGGAATATCTTTACTACATCGATGCGCAACAAAGCATTAGTGTGTGGGTGCCAGAAGCGGCCTATCGCACCAATCCCCAACTGGGGCTTCAGGGGTGCCGTCGCCTAGAGACCAGTCTCGTGTCCTGA
- a CDS encoding U32 family peptidase has product MVSLSSSSLWRPELLAPAKNLERLQVAIAYGADAVYVGGPRYGLRARADNFNDRDLMAGVAFAREHGAQVYVTLNAFLHDEDLVGLADYGRFLAAIGVKAAIVSDLGVIRMLQRACPDLDIHLSTQASCLNVSAARVWQQAGVQRIIAGRELSIAAAGTLQQQAAIDVELFVHGAMCMAYSGHCTISNFTAGRDSNRGGCIQSCRVPYFVTPDAVTSETQPAPTLATFMSSKDLWGIGLIGHFFEHRIASLKIEGRMKSAFYVAMTVKAYRQALDAYATGQWTPALQAQLAADLRSIPHREYFTGSLATPAGPDSIFGQLGGINTGEATYVGIVIDTTPDWIVLRLAEPLHLGDEIEIIPFQGPPIPWRVTRLLSVQGEPRSEMRQDGVVCLPKVDCPGPVATIARYMIVRFRTRDWSLGDGTPEAPVGDWCDRPLLAPTH; this is encoded by the coding sequence GTGGTTTCATTATCGTCATCCTCCCTTTGGCGGCCTGAACTGCTGGCCCCGGCCAAAAATCTTGAACGTCTCCAGGTGGCGATCGCCTATGGGGCAGATGCGGTCTATGTCGGGGGGCCTCGCTACGGCCTACGGGCGCGGGCGGATAATTTCAACGATCGCGATCTCATGGCGGGGGTTGCTTTTGCCCGTGAACACGGTGCTCAGGTTTATGTGACTTTGAATGCGTTTCTCCACGATGAGGATCTGGTGGGCTTGGCGGATTACGGTCGCTTTCTGGCAGCGATCGGGGTGAAGGCGGCGATCGTCTCGGATCTGGGGGTGATCCGGATGCTGCAGCGGGCTTGTCCCGATCTCGATATTCACCTGTCTACCCAGGCGTCGTGTTTAAACGTATCGGCAGCGAGGGTGTGGCAGCAGGCGGGAGTGCAACGCATTATTGCCGGACGGGAGTTGAGCATTGCGGCGGCGGGAACCCTCCAGCAACAGGCCGCGATCGACGTGGAGCTATTTGTCCACGGGGCGATGTGTATGGCCTATTCCGGTCACTGTACGATTTCCAACTTCACCGCAGGGCGCGACTCGAACCGGGGGGGCTGTATCCAATCCTGTCGGGTGCCCTATTTTGTCACCCCAGACGCCGTGACTTCAGAGACACAACCTGCGCCCACCCTGGCGACGTTTATGTCTTCTAAAGACCTCTGGGGCATCGGGTTAATTGGCCACTTTTTTGAGCACCGCATTGCCTCCCTGAAGATCGAGGGACGGATGAAGTCGGCATTTTATGTGGCGATGACCGTCAAAGCCTATCGACAGGCGCTTGATGCCTATGCGACGGGTCAGTGGACGCCAGCGCTCCAGGCGCAGTTGGCTGCCGATCTGCGATCGATCCCGCATCGGGAGTATTTCACTGGTTCCCTGGCGACACCCGCCGGTCCTGACTCGATATTTGGGCAATTGGGGGGGATTAATACGGGGGAAGCGACCTATGTTGGCATTGTGATCGACACCACCCCCGATTGGATTGTCCTCCGGTTAGCTGAACCTTTACACCTCGGTGACGAGATTGAGATTATCCCCTTCCAAGGTCCTCCAATTCCCTGGCGAGTGACGCGGTTGTTATCGGTGCAAGGGGAACCGCGCTCGGAAATGCGGCAGGATGGGGTTGTGTGCCTGCCCAAGGTCGATTGTCCGGGTCCCGTGGCTACGATTGCCCGTTATATGATCGTCCGGTTCAGGACACGAGACTGGTCTCTAGGCGACGGCACCCCTGAAGCCCCAGTTGGGGATTGGTGCGATAGGCCGCTTCTGGCACCCACACACTAA
- the radA gene encoding DNA repair protein RadA, which translates to MPKSRTQYVCIECGAESLQYFGRCPDCKAWGSLQEQIIDSAPPGASARDRIRTQPKGRAATAQAIAAVPLEQIRGYPQSRLSTGYAELDRVLGGGIVPGSLILLGGDPGIGKSTLLLQVAGTLAQQFPVLYVCAEESGQQVKLRWQRLAIGNPNLNTPPNPTIGRGGLPPEPDGPAQVSLNPPSAPPAIAQPHHGPKHPHTSTHLPAQLYILPEVNLDTILVELESLQPKVAIIDSIQALYFPALNSAPGSVAQVRECTSALMQLAKRDHIALFIVGHVTKEGAIAGPKVLEHLVDTVLYFEGDRFASHRLLRSVKNRFGATQELGVFEMVDRGLTEVANPSELFLGNREELTSGTATIVACEGTRPLVVELQALVSPTSYSSPRRSTTGIEFNRLLQILAVLEKRVGIPLSKLDAYVASSGGLNVAEPAADLGVAIAVAASFRDRMVDPNTVIIGEVGLGGQVRPVSQLEMRLKEAAKLGFKRAIVPKGQVPTGLAMEIIPVSRVLDAIATALIPSPTSST; encoded by the coding sequence ATGCCAAAATCTCGGACCCAGTACGTTTGCATTGAATGTGGGGCCGAATCCCTACAATACTTTGGCCGCTGTCCGGATTGTAAGGCATGGGGGTCTCTTCAGGAGCAGATCATCGACAGTGCCCCGCCCGGAGCCTCAGCCCGCGATCGCATCCGCACTCAACCCAAGGGCCGCGCCGCTACGGCCCAGGCGATTGCCGCTGTGCCTTTGGAGCAAATCCGTGGCTATCCCCAGAGCCGTCTGTCCACTGGTTACGCCGAACTCGATCGGGTCCTAGGGGGTGGCATTGTCCCCGGCTCCCTCATCCTGCTCGGCGGTGATCCCGGCATCGGCAAATCCACCCTGTTATTACAGGTTGCAGGTACCCTTGCCCAACAATTTCCCGTCCTCTACGTGTGCGCCGAAGAATCGGGCCAACAGGTCAAGCTGCGCTGGCAACGTCTGGCCATTGGTAATCCAAACCTGAATACCCCCCCCAATCCCACGATTGGTAGGGGCGGGTTGCCGCCAGAGCCGGATGGCCCAGCCCAAGTCTCCCTGAACCCGCCCTCAGCCCCTCCCGCGATCGCCCAACCTCACCACGGCCCTAAACATCCGCACACCAGCACCCATCTTCCGGCCCAACTGTATATCCTCCCGGAAGTCAATCTGGATACCATTCTGGTGGAACTGGAATCCCTCCAGCCCAAGGTGGCCATTATCGACAGCATCCAAGCCCTTTACTTCCCAGCCCTCAATTCTGCCCCCGGTTCTGTGGCCCAAGTACGAGAATGTACTTCTGCGCTGATGCAATTGGCTAAGCGGGATCATATTGCCCTGTTTATCGTGGGCCATGTAACTAAAGAGGGTGCGATCGCGGGTCCGAAGGTACTAGAACATCTAGTCGATACGGTGCTGTATTTTGAGGGCGATCGCTTTGCCAGTCATCGACTGCTGCGATCGGTGAAAAATCGGTTTGGGGCCACCCAGGAATTGGGGGTGTTTGAAATGGTCGATCGCGGCCTCACTGAAGTGGCCAATCCCTCAGAATTATTCCTCGGTAATCGGGAAGAATTAACTTCCGGTACCGCAACGATCGTCGCCTGTGAAGGCACCCGGCCCCTGGTTGTTGAACTCCAGGCCCTTGTCAGCCCCACCAGCTACAGTTCCCCCCGGCGATCGACCACTGGCATTGAATTTAATCGCCTGCTGCAAATCCTGGCGGTGCTGGAAAAACGGGTGGGCATTCCCCTGTCCAAACTAGATGCTTACGTGGCCTCATCCGGTGGCCTGAACGTGGCTGAACCCGCCGCCGATCTGGGCGTCGCGATCGCCGTGGCCGCCAGTTTCCGCGATCGCATGGTTGACCCCAATACCGTCATCATTGGCGAAGTTGGCTTAGGCGGTCAAGTACGCCCCGTTTCCCAGTTAGAAATGCGTTTGAAAGAAGCGGCAAAATTGGGCTTCAAACGGGCCATTGTTCCCAAAGGCCAAGTCCCCACCGGGCTAGCGATGGAAATTATTCCCGTCAGTCGGGTCTTGGACGCGATCGCCACCGCCTTGATTCCATCTCCCACCTCCTCCACCTGA
- the rpaB gene encoding response regulator transcription factor RpaB produces MESHKEKILVVDDEASIRRILETRLSMIGYDVITAADGEEALETFRNAGPDLVVLDVMMPKLDGYGVCQELRKESDVPIIMLTALGDVADRITGLELGADDYVVKPFSPKELEARIRSVLRRVEKTGTSGIPSSGVIHVGNLRIDTNKRQVYKGDERIRLTGMEFSLLELLVSRSGEAFSRSEILQEVWGYTPERHVDTRVVDVHISRLRAKLEEDPSNPELILTARGTGYLFQRIVEPGENV; encoded by the coding sequence TTGGAAAGCCATAAGGAGAAAATTCTCGTTGTTGATGATGAGGCTAGCATTCGCCGCATCTTGGAAACTCGCCTCTCCATGATTGGCTACGATGTGATTACCGCTGCCGATGGTGAAGAGGCCCTGGAGACCTTTCGCAACGCGGGTCCGGATCTGGTCGTGCTGGATGTGATGATGCCAAAGCTGGATGGCTATGGGGTTTGTCAAGAGCTTCGCAAGGAGTCGGATGTGCCGATCATTATGCTGACGGCGCTAGGAGATGTGGCCGATCGCATTACGGGTTTGGAATTGGGGGCGGATGACTATGTGGTCAAGCCCTTTTCGCCGAAGGAGCTAGAGGCGCGGATTCGCTCGGTGTTGCGGCGGGTGGAAAAAACCGGTACGTCGGGGATTCCCAGTTCCGGGGTGATCCATGTGGGCAATTTGCGCATCGATACCAACAAGCGACAGGTTTACAAGGGCGATGAGCGCATTCGGCTGACGGGAATGGAGTTCAGCTTGCTGGAGTTGCTGGTGAGTCGATCGGGGGAAGCCTTTTCGCGATCGGAGATTCTCCAGGAGGTATGGGGCTATACGCCAGAGCGTCATGTGGATACCCGGGTGGTGGATGTCCACATTTCCCGGCTGCGGGCAAAGTTAGAGGAAGATCCCAGCAACCCGGAATTGATCCTGACGGCCCGGGGAACGGGTTACCTGTTCCAGCGCATTGTTGAACCGGGAGAAAATGTCTGA
- a CDS encoding site-specific integrase, giving the protein MSDTPPLDAHPLDERIAQVNQRLKAACLGVQIERRGQKLNLRGTLPPRPGSSRQRPHQQRLSLGLPATASGLKQIEQTAKVVAAQLIQKTFDWRQYPMNGESCLLQATLPEQVDAFEVAFRRQRDSHPAAAKTTWEAAYAPYLRQLTAIAASKPNLTLPEWIHLTVMSTRAHSRSRQMCCTAMAAFANFLQVELPFDLKDFWGNYGPQKAQFRDLPTDEQIVATFAQIPNPAWRFVYGLMATYGLRNHEVFFCDYTALTQGDASGVIQVLATTKTGYHEVWPFYPEWVEQFQLREGQLPAINTDLNHTTLRRIGQRVSAQFRRYGIPFSPYSLRHAWAIRTIHFGIPDTVAARMMGHSVRIHTQTYHRWITRRDQQRAVESALKGDRPVAPS; this is encoded by the coding sequence ATGTCTGACACACCACCGCTGGATGCCCATCCCCTGGACGAGCGCATAGCCCAAGTCAACCAGCGTCTGAAGGCAGCCTGCCTGGGGGTTCAGATCGAGCGTCGGGGTCAAAAGCTAAATCTGCGGGGGACACTGCCCCCCCGTCCTGGTAGTTCGCGCCAACGTCCGCATCAACAACGCCTGAGCTTGGGGCTACCCGCCACAGCCAGTGGCCTCAAGCAGATTGAACAAACGGCAAAGGTGGTGGCGGCGCAGTTAATCCAGAAGACGTTTGATTGGCGTCAATATCCGATGAACGGCGAGTCCTGTCTCTTGCAGGCAACCTTGCCGGAACAGGTGGATGCGTTTGAAGTGGCCTTTCGGCGGCAGCGGGATAGTCACCCGGCAGCGGCCAAAACGACGTGGGAGGCAGCCTATGCGCCCTATTTGCGCCAGTTAACTGCGATCGCTGCCAGTAAGCCAAATTTGACTTTGCCGGAGTGGATCCATCTAACCGTAATGTCTACCCGTGCCCATTCCCGCAGTCGTCAGATGTGTTGTACGGCAATGGCGGCCTTTGCCAATTTTTTACAGGTAGAATTACCGTTTGACCTAAAAGATTTTTGGGGCAATTATGGTCCGCAAAAAGCTCAATTTCGCGATCTACCGACAGATGAGCAAATTGTGGCGACGTTTGCCCAGATCCCTAACCCAGCTTGGCGGTTTGTCTATGGCCTCATGGCGACCTATGGTTTGCGTAACCATGAGGTTTTTTTCTGTGATTACACTGCCCTCACCCAAGGGGATGCGTCGGGGGTCATTCAAGTTTTGGCGACGACGAAGACGGGATATCATGAAGTTTGGCCTTTTTATCCGGAATGGGTCGAGCAGTTTCAGTTACGTGAGGGACAATTACCGGCTATTAATACTGACTTAAATCACACGACGCTGCGCCGGATTGGCCAGCGGGTGAGCGCCCAATTTCGTCGCTATGGGATTCCGTTTTCCCCCTACAGTCTGCGTCATGCCTGGGCGATTCGCACAATCCATTTTGGCATCCCGGATACGGTTGCAGCACGGATGATGGGTCACTCGGTTCGTATTCACACCCAAACCTACCACCGCTGGATTACCCGTCGCGATCAGCAACGAGCCGTTGAATCGGCATTGAAGGGCGATCGGCCTGTAGCCCCTTCGTGA
- a CDS encoding MoaD/ThiS family protein, translating to MSESSLSITVKLFAAYQEAYGVPELSLTFPAGTPVVAVRDRLLAEHPELEQWREVTRFGINLEFVEPETLLQPGDEVVLIPPVSGG from the coding sequence ATGTCTGAATCTTCCCTGAGCATTACGGTTAAGCTGTTCGCCGCCTATCAGGAAGCCTATGGAGTGCCGGAATTGTCCCTCACTTTTCCCGCAGGAACGCCCGTCGTAGCCGTGCGCGATCGCTTGCTTGCTGAACATCCGGAACTCGAACAATGGCGGGAGGTTACCCGTTTTGGCATTAATTTGGAATTTGTTGAGCCAGAGACACTCCTACAACCGGGTGATGAAGTTGTCCTGATCCCGCCGGTGAGTGGGGGCTAA
- a CDS encoding amidohydrolase family protein, with protein sequence MRSTRGKFGPLIITLGLVTIAICYPASSTPIFIPVQHYGLPVGLLQVGDPADLIVVTDLEDFAVQQTYCRGQLVAEQGRSCLPFIPATPINHFAAQPITLDALRIPARGPIVRVGSPEFMVGALRAPTINSTFAIVYL encoded by the coding sequence TTGCGGTCGACGCGGGGCAAATTCGGGCCATTGATTATCACCCTGGGGTTAGTTACGATTGCTATCTGTTACCCGGCTTCATCGACGCCCATATTCATTCCGGTACAGCACTATGGCTTGCCCGTGGGCTTACTCCAGGTGGGTGATCCAGCCGATTTGATTGTGGTGACCGATTTGGAGGACTTCGCCGTCCAGCAGACCTATTGCCGGGGCCAACTCGTTGCGGAACAAGGGCGTTCTTGTCTGCCGTTTATTCCCGCAACGCCGATTAATCACTTTGCCGCCCAGCCGATTACCCTAGACGCCCTACGGATTCCTGCCCGTGGCCCGATTGTACGGGTAGGCTCTCCTGAGTTTATGGTGGGGGCGCTACGCGCCCCCACCATAAACTCAACGTTTGCGATCGTTTATTTGTAG
- a CDS encoding adenine deaminase C-terminal domain-containing protein: protein MVTHAREQTALIQGDEVVADRDRDILKLTVVNRYQAAPPAIALIHGFGLQRGAIAASIAHDSHNIVAVGTNDADLCAAVNVVIQCQGGMAVVAGDLDAQAKQLGPPLDAPFMTLSFMALLVIPELKLSDRGLFNSQDFEFVSLFVSDFPEKSGEI from the coding sequence CTGGTCACCCACGCCCGTGAACAGACAGCCCTGATCCAGGGAGATGAAGTCGTGGCTGATCGCGACCGGGATATTCTCAAACTGACGGTGGTGAACCGTTATCAGGCAGCCCCGCCCGCGATCGCCCTGATCCACGGCTTCGGCCTACAACGGGGCGCGATCGCCGCCAGTATTGCCCACGATTCCCACAATATCGTGGCGGTAGGGACTAATGATGCTGACCTGTGTGCCGCCGTTAATGTGGTCATTCAGTGTCAGGGGGGGATGGCCGTTGTCGCGGGCGATCTGGATGCCCAAGCCAAACAATTGGGGCCGCCTTTGGACGCACCTTTTATGACCCTTTCTTTTATGGCTTTATTAGTGATTCCGGAACTGAAACTGAGCGATCGGGGTCTTTTTAATAGTCAGGATTTCGAGTTTGTGTCTCTCTTTGTATCGGACTTCCCGGAGAAAAGCGGCGAAATTTGA
- a CDS encoding NifB/NifX family molybdenum-iron cluster-binding protein: MKVAFATQDLVHINAHFGWASRLVIYEVSARGYRWLETFEFPSYPTSYPTASDHADSLATKIAAIADCALVYVADIRDQAVRRLPQPQITPIQAVSELEKVTDALDRLCMVLQGTPPPWLSQSQQRRHHRSSPQEAWVGRELSARGCSPHPKSLSQSGRGTGKSGSPSPYLGEGVGG; encoded by the coding sequence GTGAAAGTTGCCTTTGCCACGCAAGATCTGGTGCATATCAATGCCCACTTTGGTTGGGCCAGTCGGCTTGTCATCTATGAGGTATCGGCACGGGGCTATCGCTGGTTAGAGACGTTTGAGTTTCCTAGTTATCCAACCAGTTATCCAACGGCTTCAGATCATGCTGATTCCCTGGCCACTAAAATAGCCGCGATCGCTGATTGTGCGCTGGTCTATGTGGCGGATATCCGCGATCAAGCGGTTAGACGCTTGCCCCAACCCCAAATCACCCCTATTCAAGCCGTGTCTGAGTTGGAAAAAGTAACGGATGCCCTCGATCGTCTCTGCATGGTCCTCCAGGGTACCCCGCCGCCGTGGTTATCCCAATCACAGCAGCGGCGTCACCACCGCTCATCGCCTCAGGAAGCCTGGGTCGGTCGGGAACTCTCTGCCCGCGGGTGCAGCCCTCACCCTAAATCGCTCTCCCAGAGCGGGAGAGGGACTGGAAAATCCGGCTCCCCTTCTCCCTACTTGGGAGAAGGGGTTGGGGGATGA
- a CDS encoding MogA/MoaB family molybdenum cofactor biosynthesis protein — MVLPHPDPGNPPSIVCAVITLSDTRTIADDRSGQLIQQCLIEAGHQVGFYTLLPDEPPCLVQHLTQLAQQADLDVIITNGGTGVAPRDTTYDAIVPLLDKTLPGFGELFRWLSYQEIGSRAMASRAIAGTYRGKLLFALPGSSNAVRLAMQSLILPELVHLTRQLQSSFS; from the coding sequence ATGGTCCTGCCTCATCCCGATCCGGGCAATCCCCCATCTATCGTGTGTGCAGTGATTACGTTGAGTGATACACGCACGATTGCGGACGATCGCAGCGGTCAACTCATTCAGCAATGCCTGATTGAGGCAGGTCATCAAGTGGGCTTCTATACCCTGTTGCCTGACGAGCCACCCTGTTTGGTGCAGCACTTAACTCAGCTAGCCCAACAGGCCGATCTCGATGTGATCATTACCAATGGGGGGACGGGGGTTGCACCCAGGGATACCACCTACGATGCCATTGTGCCCCTATTAGATAAGACCCTACCGGGGTTTGGCGAATTATTTCGCTGGCTGAGTTACCAGGAAATTGGCTCACGGGCAATGGCTTCACGGGCGATCGCGGGTACCTACCGGGGTAAGCTCCTTTTTGCCCTGCCAGGCTCCAGTAATGCCGTGCGGTTGGCCATGCAGTCACTCATTTTGCCAGAACTCGTTCACCTCACCCGCCAGTTGCAAAGCTCTTTTTCTTGA
- the psb28 gene encoding photosystem II reaction center protein Psb28, whose protein sequence is MAEIQFSQGVTESVIPDVRLTRSRDGSTGTATFYFQNPDALRQDRTDEITGMYLIDEEGELVSREVNAKFINGQPEAIEARYIMRSPAEWDRFIRFMNRYAEEHGLGLQRNENA, encoded by the coding sequence ATGGCTGAAATTCAATTCTCCCAAGGGGTTACCGAGAGTGTGATTCCCGATGTACGGTTAACGCGATCGCGTGATGGCAGCACTGGAACTGCGACCTTTTATTTCCAGAACCCCGATGCCCTGCGCCAGGATCGCACCGATGAGATCACAGGGATGTACCTGATTGACGAGGAAGGCGAACTTGTTTCCCGCGAAGTGAATGCAAAGTTCATCAACGGCCAACCGGAAGCGATCGAAGCCCGCTACATCATGCGATCGCCGGCAGAGTGGGATCGGTTTATCCGGTTCATGAATCGCTATGCCGAGGAACATGGCCTCGGATTACAGCGCAACGAAAACGCCTAG
- a CDS encoding ABC transporter permease — translation MQRILAQCRKELAQFRRDRLTVALALILPVATLLIFGYAIRLESKHIPLAIQDWDQSWLSRAYIERLFATNQFVPVRHSANEDAIAVVDRGQAKAMVVIPPDFSRRVDAKLPSPVQVLIDGSDVNNARVIRNSIRATTNYFMRVNGLLPGSERVVARVRLWFNPGRRESLFIVPGVYAVVLAVFPALLAAIAMVREKEQGTILQVYASDLEAAEWLLGKGLAYFLVGQLESGLVLTCAVGLFGLRLVGDPTPLLVGNTVFVSASVLFGLLVGSRASNQGAAVQAVALISFLTAILLSGFIYPLNNIPFPLSLISWLVPARYFMDITRDAFVRGTGWAGVWPSEMALIGLALLFLRAALLATQRMQL, via the coding sequence ATGCAGCGGATTTTGGCCCAGTGTCGCAAGGAGTTAGCGCAATTTCGTCGCGATCGCCTGACGGTGGCGTTGGCGTTAATCCTGCCAGTTGCAACGTTGCTGATCTTTGGCTATGCCATTCGGCTGGAGTCAAAGCATATTCCCCTGGCTATTCAGGATTGGGACCAGAGTTGGCTGAGTCGCGCCTATATTGAACGATTATTTGCCACGAATCAGTTTGTCCCCGTCCGTCATTCCGCTAATGAAGATGCGATCGCCGTCGTCGATCGCGGCCAAGCCAAGGCAATGGTTGTGATTCCACCCGACTTTTCCCGCCGGGTAGACGCCAAACTCCCCAGTCCTGTCCAGGTATTGATCGATGGCAGTGATGTCAACAATGCCCGCGTAATTCGCAACAGTATCCGGGCCACGACGAATTATTTCATGCGGGTCAATGGCCTGTTACCAGGGAGTGAGCGGGTGGTGGCACGGGTGCGGCTGTGGTTTAATCCAGGACGACGCGAGTCATTATTCATCGTGCCCGGAGTCTATGCTGTGGTGCTGGCGGTGTTCCCAGCCCTGCTGGCCGCGATCGCGATGGTCCGGGAAAAGGAGCAAGGGACAATCTTACAGGTCTATGCCTCGGATCTAGAGGCAGCCGAATGGCTCTTGGGGAAAGGGTTGGCCTATTTCCTGGTGGGACAGTTAGAATCAGGGCTGGTCTTAACCTGTGCAGTGGGGTTGTTTGGGTTACGCCTCGTGGGCGATCCCACGCCGCTGTTGGTGGGGAATACGGTCTTTGTCTCGGCCAGTGTCCTATTTGGATTGCTAGTGGGCAGTCGGGCAAGTAACCAGGGGGCAGCCGTGCAGGCCGTTGCCCTGATCAGCTTTCTGACGGCGATTTTGCTGTCAGGCTTTATCTATCCGCTGAATAATATTCCCTTTCCCCTCTCCCTGATTTCCTGGCTTGTTCCAGCCCGCTATTTTATGGACATTACCCGTGATGCCTTTGTGCGGGGAACGGGATGGGCGGGGGTGTGGCCGTCGGAGATGGCGTTAATCGGGTTAGCATTGCTGTTTTTGCGGGCGGCGTTGCTGGCCACACAACGAATGCAGTTATAG